Sequence from the Gracilinanus agilis isolate LMUSP501 chromosome 6, AgileGrace, whole genome shotgun sequence genome:
TGTCTCCTCTCCCCTTTGCTGCCCCACACTGGCctttctccatccatccatccctccctccctccctccctcccccatctatTGATCCCTCCTCTCACCCACCTGCTCCTCCCACTTTGTctgcctcctctcctcttcaCTTCCCCACAATGGCCTttctccattcatccatccatccctccctccccatctacTCATTCCTTGTCTCACCCACCTGCTCCTCCCCCCTTGtctgccttctcttccctttgctTCCCCACGTTGGCCCTTCTCCATCCATCCCATTCTCCCTCTTTGCTTCCCTTGGTCCTGCCCACCTATCTTACGTGGCCCCCCATTTCCAGGTGCCCCCCAAGAAGCCATGGAACTCGGTGGCAAGAAGAAGCTTCATGCCCTGTCCCTGGCAGAGAAGATCCAGGTGCTCGAGCTCCTGGATGAGTCCAAGATGTCCCAGTCGGAGGTGGCCCGGCGCTTTCAGGTCTCTCAGCCTCAGATCTCCCGAATCTGCaagaataaggaaaaacttttggcagactggtgTAGCGGCACAGCCAACCGGGAACGCAAGCGCAAGCGTGAGTCCAAGTATAGCAGCATCGACGAGGCACTGCTGTGCTGGTATCACATTGCACGGGCCAAGGCCTGGGATGTCACGGGCCCCATGTTGCTACACAAAGCCAAGGAGCTGGCAGACCTCCTGGGTCAGGCCTTCGTGCCCAGCATTGGCTGGCTGGTGCGCTGGAAGCGCCGCAACAATGTAGGTTTAGGGGCCCGCCacatcctccctcctcctcctcctcctcctcctcttcctcggACTTCCCCAGAGCCTGCTCCCTTGGGCACTGACCCCCACACTCCCATTGCTCTGAAAGACTTTTCCCCAGAGGATATTTTTGGCTGCACCACAGTACCCTTGTTGTATCGGGCAGTCCCAGGTGGGGTGGCATCAGGAGATCGGTTACAGGTGTTATTGTGTGCCAACAGTGGAGGGACGGAGAAGCGTCGGCTGGTGGTGACAGGGGGCCGTCAGCCTTCTCCAAGGTGCTTTTTTGGGGTCAGCAGTGAGGCTCTGCCTGTCCTCTACTGCCCAGGCCCACAGATCCCATGGGCAGACTGGCTAGCCCAGTTGGATGAGGACATGGGACAGCAAGGTCGCCATGTGGCCTTGCTGCTGACTGCCCACCCAACCAGGGGGACTGAGGACCTGCCCGAGCTTCAGCATGTGAGGCTGTTGCCTCTGCCCACTGATGGTACCATACCCTGCTTACCCGCTCCGATAGTGCGGGACTTCAAGACCCGCTACCGGCACCGCCTCCTGAGTAAGCTGGCGGCTCTCCAAGGGGAGACAGGTGGCACATCCCTGGGTGCTGCTGGGGCAGGCATCACAGTGCTCGATGCCCTGCATATGATGGCAGCCGCTTGGAACAAAGTACCTGCCAACTTCATCAGGAGCAGCTTCGCTGTTGCTGGCCTGTGGCCCAGCAGAACTCCACCATCTGCAAAAGAAGTGCCCAAGATGCCCCCACTACCTGGTGGGCTGAGACCCGAAGAATTTTCCCACTTTGTGGACTTAGAGGGTGAGGAGATGGATGTGGGAGGATGCAAGGAAGAAGCGATCAGTGAAGGTGAGGAGGGGAATGACGGGGACGATGGCTTCGAGCCTTTGCCTACCAAAGCAGATGCCTTGCGTGCACTGAGCACCTTGCGGCGATGGTTTGAGTGTAACGGGGCTTCCCCTGAACTTTTTGGGAAGTTTTATGACTGTGAAGAAGAGGTAGAACGCCTGTGCTACCAGTGAGGGGCCCCCAGGCCAATCGAGTCCCGCACCTTCCTGTTTCCCATGGAAACGCCAACAGAGGGCACTTTGGGGATTTCTTTCCAGTGGAAATAAGACAACTTCATGTTGAGAGGAGAGAAGTTGGGCTATCCAAGGCCAAGCTATGAAGGCTTCTTTATCCTTGAGCAGAGGGGCTTTGAACTCAGACCACTGATA
This genomic interval carries:
- the TIGD3 gene encoding tigger transposable element-derived protein 3, with translation MELGGKKKLHALSLAEKIQVLELLDESKMSQSEVARRFQVSQPQISRICKNKEKLLADWCSGTANRERKRKRESKYSSIDEALLCWYHIARAKAWDVTGPMLLHKAKELADLLGQAFVPSIGWLVRWKRRNNVGLGARHILPPPPPPPPLPRTSPEPAPLGTDPHTPIALKDFSPEDIFGCTTVPLLYRAVPGGVASGDRLQVLLCANSGGTEKRRLVVTGGRQPSPRCFFGVSSEALPVLYCPGPQIPWADWLAQLDEDMGQQGRHVALLLTAHPTRGTEDLPELQHVRLLPLPTDGTIPCLPAPIVRDFKTRYRHRLLSKLAALQGETGGTSLGAAGAGITVLDALHMMAAAWNKVPANFIRSSFAVAGLWPSRTPPSAKEVPKMPPLPGGLRPEEFSHFVDLEGEEMDVGGCKEEAISEGEEGNDGDDGFEPLPTKADALRALSTLRRWFECNGASPELFGKFYDCEEEVERLCYQ